ATATATGGGAGCTGAATTGTAATTTGGGTGAGTGACAGAGTTGAGCAGTTTGCAAATGGAGCTCAGGAGACTAGTGTTGGTAATTAATTGGAATGGAGAAGGAATTGCTTGCGATGTAACCTCTGCCCAGCAGCAGTGTCCAAAACCTCCTCAAGAGGTATGCTTGGATCTTTTCCACAGGTAGACCACTCCAAAAGATTGGAGAGAGAGGTCGAGTTGTTAAAATCAGTATCTCCAACCTCACAATTGGAAATGGGGCGTGTCCGGTAGACTCTAGTTGTTTAAAATCAGCTGACACCCCTGTTTTCCCTCCCGAGCTGCAGAGAATATTTGTAAGAAGTAGAATTGGATGTAAAGAGAACCTTTGAGTAGAAGAGGAGAAAGAAATTGCCAATATGCCCAGGTGAAGAAGTGATTCCTCCATCCAGAACACTCAATAACACAACTGAATAAACTTACCCCAGCCGCAGAGTATATTTGGAAGAAGTAGAGATTCTTTGAGTAGGAGAGTAGAATATCAATTGCCAATATCCCAAAGCAAAGAAGTGATTCTTCCGTCCATAACATTCAAAAACACAACAGAATACCTCTAAACCTACCATCAATTCAAATTAAGAGCCAAAATAGGTTTCTGTGAaagacaaaaagagaaaaatggcaGAGGCTATTGTTTCCTTTGCTGTGGAAAGGCTAGGTGACCTGTTAATCCAACAGGCAAGTTTCTTACATGGGGTGAGCGACAAAGTTACTGAAATTCAAGCTGAGCTAAGGACGATGAAATGCTTTCTGAGAGATGCAGATGCAAGACAATATGAAAGTGAGGTTATTCGCAATTGGGTTGCAGAAATCAGAGAGGCAGCTTATGATACCGAGGACATCATAGAGACTTATGCCTCCAAGGCTGCGCTGAGCAGGAGAAGCGGCCTCCAAAACAATCTCAAGAGGTATGCTTGCTTCTTATCAGAATTTAAAGCACTCCATGAGGTTGGAACAGAGATTGACGCCATAAAAAGCAGAATCTCCCGTCTGACTGCAAGTTTACAAAGCTATAACATAAGGAGCATAGCAGAAGGAGAAGGCTCTGGTTTCAGAACTGAGAGCCAACGATTGCCTAGGAGGACTTATTCCCATGTTGTCGATGAAGATACAGTTGGGGTGGAGGATGGCGTGGAGATTTTGCTGGAACAGTTGATGAAACCAGACAAGATATGCTCGGTTGTTTCCATATGCGGCATGGGGGGTCTGGGAAAGACTACTCTTGCCAAGAAGGTTTATCATCATGCTCATGTTAGGCGTCATTTTGACCATGTTGCTTGGAGTTCCATATCTCAATACTTCAATATCAGAGATGTTGTACAAGGAATATTGATCCAGCTCACCTCTGCTAATGAAGAGCACAAAAAGAAAATCCGCAACATGAGGGATGAGGAGCTATTCGAGAGCGTGTATAAAATTcaagaggaaaagaaatgtctttTGATTCTGGATGATATGTGGAAAATAGGGGACTGGGAGAATCTAAAACCTGCCTTTCCACTGCATAAGGCGGGTAGTAAAATACTGCTCACCACTCGGATCCAAGCAGTGGCTTCATATGCGGATCCACAAGGCTTTTTGTACCAACCAGAGCTTTTATCTGAGGAGAAGAGTTGGGAGCTTCTTCGAACCAAAGCATTCCCCAGAGATGATAAGAGAGGTATTTTTCAACACATCCAAAagcatttttctattattttcctttccaaTTAGATTTCATAGCTACAACATTGGACTGTCACGATGAGAAGTAAATGTTAGGTTTATGCTAAACCAACCTAGGTGAATTGGGTACTGGTTTCTTTCTCCTGTTTTTACAAATATGATTTTAGATGAATGCAAATGGCTATTTAAGAAATACATAGAAAACATGATGAATGAacaattgtatataaaataaagagagaacTGGTAGAGAAATTTTAAACTAGATTTTATAATTGTGGCTCAACGTAACCCTACTTACATCCATTTTCATCAAACTCCAAATGAAATTTGGGTTCCACTATTCTCAGGCTTGTCAATCAAAACAAAGCCTTCAaacttttacaattaaattatagTTCCAATGAACCTTTTCATGAGGAGATGTCTAACACTAAAGTCCTCGAATATTATCCCATGCTTGGCAAATCCCCTCATGCAATCCCCACACTCGAGCAATCTTATAACGTTACAATTTGAATAAACTTGCTAGTACAAGTTTAAGATCAAAAGCATACAAGacaaaacatgatttagaaaaatataaaggaaattaaatgagaaaattggCAATATATGcaatttcatttacaaaaataatgcAACAATAAGCATGCATAAGGTAGATTATTGAAACATGCAAGCACATAAGCATTTTATATTTCCTAAggtttcataaattatatcttcttttttttttatctcagcCTTATGCTAGCAATTATTACCCATTTGATGAGATTATTAAAGATTTTTCTATGCATgatcataattcaaaatattatctattttgcctcatgaaaattttaaatcaaaaggataaaatagcaaaaaagaaaaagaaatcaagtaTTTCTAAGATAAGAACAGAGACTTTTACCCCTCTTGAATTAATTTTGTTCTTTGATGATAAGTGGTGTTATCTTTAAGCCTATTAAGattctttatttgctttttctctttaatgtagagttttcttttatttttcatttggcCTTgcattcttttccatttttccttgttGTGAAGTCAAGTTTTATCAATATTCTTCTTCAATCCTTAACTCATCATCACTTTTACAATCTCTCAGcaaaaaagttttataaatcaaaaacaaaaattgctTCATCATCAAAGTAAATCAAGTTTTTCCAAAGACttcttttgatttgaaaaatattaagcaCTTGCATTCATATGATAaatcaaaagatgatttttaaaaaaaaaaaaaaaaatcaatgatttaTACTTTGCAAATTGATATTGAAATTAAGGCATTTTAAATTTAGGAGAGATATCATTACCAACAAATTCTCAATGTCGATAATCCCTTTTTTTACATTGTTTCAAGGTAAGCgtatcttcttttcttattggtTGGATCCCTACAAATCATATTCAATTAACTTTAatactcatatttttttgttcctaAAAGGTTATCATTTTTCTCCTTTGGAATTCAACATTTGTATCCGTTGCAAATTCCAATTTAAATGGTATTCCCATAGCAGAGTTATGGAATTTCAGTTTATGGGGGCTAGTATGGGATTTGTAATAGGTGAGAAAATTACCCATTTGATCAAATATGCCACCAATGAATTTCTACCTCTTATTCTAGTGTGTTCTTCTGGAGGAGCACATATGGAAGAAGGAAGTTTGAGCTTGATGCAAATGTCTAAAATATCTTCCACTTTATAATATgattatcaatcaaatataaaacaaaaatctttcataaatttaattataaactgTAAACATTCTCAACATTGTTAAATAGGTTTTTTTCTTGGTATACCTTACCTAGCaaagcacaaaaaaaataagtagTCTTCTCTTTCCGTATCCAATCAATACAAGTTCCTATATCTGGATTCTAATaactaataaaaagaatataccAACACCAATATTATCTAAATCCTGAAATGTAAATTCCTAGACATTCTCCTACATCTGATTGCTTACGCTATTCTAAATCACTAagaaaaaagagacaaaaagaAGACAGCCCTCCTCTTTGATGATTCTAGTCATAAACACTAAATATGACATTAAAGGGCAATTACAACTAAAATAACTACCTCCCccataaaaattacaaatggTGCTTAGATTACTTTCTAAAGTCtctttcacaaaataatttttataatacttttcACTTTTATGAGGCTTGTAACCTTATCCCTTCTcatcaaaaatacatttttcgATTTACTAAATCATATTGAAAATCTCTTATCCATTGGAAATTTTTCAAGAGAGGATATgagtcattcttttttttttttttttttttttcaaaacttcattttctttggcaaaaatcattttatctttctttggATAAAGTCTTCCTCCCTTGATCTTCTTAGGTTTGATATACTTCATAAACTTCTTAGAAATGAGATCAAAGTTTTCATCTTCACTTTCCCCCTCTTTATCGCCAATTGGTAAAGTTTTGAATGCAATatcatatttcttcttttctttaactCTTTGATGCTTGTTCATGTGTATCTCGTGAGTCATAAGTGACCTAATTAGTTCTTCAAGAGGCAGTGTGGTGGGATCTTTAACTTCTTGGATGGCAATCACCTTAGCTTCACACTATTTTGATAAAAACCTCAAAATCTTTGACTTTCTCCACTTCAATGAAGGTCTTTCCCAAACCATGAAGTTTATTTATAATCTTCATAAACTTAGTAAACATCTCACCAATGgattcaaaaattttcattgaaaacaatcaTAATTATTCACAAAGATACTTATCTTAAATTCTTTTACTTGGTTGGTGCCTTCATAAGTAATTTGTAGGAGTGGCAATATATCTTTAACCTATTATATTTGtttcgaaaaaaaaaacaaaaaaaaaaaaaacataagtgAGTTCCATAATTTGAGAAACTTTTGCATCTTTAACATAAAATTCTTGAGGAAACCAAACAAGATAAACTCCTTaacattttgaaaactttttaaacCATGAATAACACTAATCAATTgtagtttttatttagaaaaattcttcatccaattttgaaaagattcaaGGCCCGTTTGAAATCAATTGGATGAGTTTTGACATGTTAGGTgctttaataataatatgcaTTCCTAACTTAGTACAAACCACAATCTTACATAAAAGTAACCTAAAAATGATCTATGTAAACCTTCTTGATATTCTCTTTTCTCCATATATCTTCTACAAGATAGTTCTATGGAAATCTTCTTGTCTAATTCACTAAATTAGAAAACGTTAAATCTAatccttattttgttatcatcaaaacataagTTAAAAAACCTTGgtctaataataaattgaaattaggGTTACAAATTAAAACATGGGACCGATTTGAGCTCTTAGGTTATGTTGCCCATGTTCATGGTAggactttgaatttttttccaactttttgTGAGTTATGGATGaataattgtataatttatctATTAAAATGGTGTAATTTTACAAAAACTATTTAGAAGATTGATGACTAGTATATGTTGTATAAGAAAGAGAAACACAAAGAAAGTCTTGTAAATTGGTTACTTTTTATGCTACATGAGATTTTTATGCTAAATTGCATTACCCTCATTAGAATGCTTACCATAATATTCTTAATCAATTTCTTATGATTTTCTAGATCCGACCACTATTAACCAGATGGAGTTGTTGGGAAAGGAAATGGCTAAATGTTGTGGAGGTTTGCCACTGGCGATTGTTGTGCTTGGAGGACTTCTGGCTACAAAACACCATACCTATGAATGGGAAAGGGTTCATAAACATACTAAATCATACTTGAGAAAAGGTAAAGACAAATACGAGCAGCAAGGTAGTGGAGTGTCGGATGTGTTAGCTCTCAGCTACCAAGATGTTCCATACCAATTAAAATCATGTTTCCTCTATTTGGGCCATTTCCCTGAGGACCACGAAATACACACAAAAACTTTGGTACAAATGTGGGTGGCCGAAGGGATTGTGTCACGAGTGGGAGAAGAAACATCGGAGGATGTTGCAGAAGGGTATCTCGATGAGCTAATTGGAAGGTGTATGGTTCAAGTAGGAAGAAGGAGTTCAAATGGAAGAGTCAAAACTTGCCGACTACATGACCTTATGCGAGATTTATGCTTGTCAAAGGCACaggaagaaaattttcttgagatTGTCAATCTTCAGCAGATGGAGACATTTTCATCTTCCATGCCAACAACACGCACCTCAAATAAAGTCCGAAGACGTGCCATATATCTGGATCAATGCGGTCCTTTAGAGAGTGTTGAAGAGGCTAGACTACCGTctaaaaatgaagatgaagatgccAATAGCTATGTCAATTTGAACCCACAAAATGGTACACACCTTCGGTCTCTGCTAATATTCAGTATGCGAGATTCATCGGTAATCCCCTGGGTGCTGAGAAAGACTGACTGGAAGAACTTCAAATTATTAAGAGTGTTAAGTCTTGAGGAACTTATTTTGGAAGAAAATATACCTAAGGCATTAGGCAACCTAATACACTTGAAGTacttaagtttaaaatttgCTTCTTTGCCAAGTTTCCCATCATCTATAAGAAATTTAGGTTGTATCCAAACATTGGATTTACGATTTTATTGTGTCGATGGTCAACCGATAAATTGTTTTGGAATAAATAAAGTGATAGGAAGGATGAAATGGCTAAGGCATCTCTACCTTCCTCTAGAGCTTAAGGTGGATAATAGTAAGGTGCAATGGGACAACCTAAGCAACTTGGAGACACTAAAAAACTTTGATGGAGAACAATGGGATGTACAAGATTTGGCCCAGTTGACCAAGCTTAGGAAATTGctgataaaaaatatcaaaagctTTAAAGAGTTTGTGATGATCCTCAATCCCTCCTGTCCCATTTCAAACAACCTCGAGTCCTTGGTTTTGGATGAAGTAAGGGCCACCATGGAAGAAACAGATCTGAGGCAATTATCGATATGTCAACATCTTTATAAGGTATACCTAGGAGGAGCAATAAGCAATCTACCTGAGCACCACCACTTGCCTCCGAACCTCACCAAGTTAACCTTGTGGGAGTCTCGCCTAAGACAGGATCCGATGCCAATTCTGGAGAAGCTTCTTAACTTGACAACCCTGTACTTATGCTCTAATTTTTACTCTGGGGAGGAAATGGTTTTCTCTGCAAATGGGTTCCCTCAACTCAAATATTTGCAACTTTTCGCTGTCTATGCCTTAAAAAGGTTGTGGGTGGACGAAAGTGCAATGCCTAGTCTAAAGCATTTATCGATTGACGCATGCTTATCATTGGAAATGGTTCCTGAAGGGTTGAGATATATCACTACGCTTCAGATATTGGAAATTGGGTCTATGCCCAATGAATTCATGCAGAGGCTTCAAGTGATAAATGGAATAGAAGGGGAGGATTTCTACAAAGTCCGACACGTGCCCTCCATCTCATTCATGAATTATTGGTAAGTCATTTATTTCTACTCGTTCTTTTCTCCTTCCACGTATACAAACACGTTAGAAAACAATTGGCAATCACTCAATTTTTATCCACCAACTGTATGACTACAGATTTTCATTCTCCCCAAAAATTCCTTCACATCATATTATTATTCaactatttgtttgtttattcaaaattacTGCTCTCTTCAAACTTGCTATTAATTTCAACAGCCCTTCCAtttcaatattcttttattAACAGATAATTTTAGAAGTCCTTCTAACTATGATTCCATGTTTAAGGGATGGGTGAGTATCTAAGGAGAGGCAGAAACCCATGAAGAAAAACTTGGATTGCAGATTCAGTCCAATGGGAATGGATTATGGAGAAGTAATGGTAAATGGCAATTGTTACTTGTTAGCAAGCAGCCTAGTTGGAATAATGACGGAGTCCTCCACCTTTCACTGAATCATGCATGTTATACATCATGGATGCGGCTTCGTTACTGTCTTATCAACTATATTAAGCGTGCTACTACATGATATTAGATTTATTTGATCTGAACACAATATTCCAacgatttttttctttctttctttcttttcaattggTGTGTTGGCTTGTTTATGACTGAATCTGGTATTGTTTTTTCTGATGGTTGTGACTTTGCATCTGTCGTCATGTTATGTGCCAAAAGAAAAtggatattttaataaaattcccccttgtttctttggttttttttaagcAGCTTGTGCTTCCATATACTGATCCagacaaagaaaaagggaaatcgCCATTTTTCTAACATCATCTTCATAGCATAGAACAAGAGTGGGGAGCTACCAACCACTAGACAGTAAATCAAACAATTGAACTGCACCTATAGCACTATAAAATATGTAATGCAGCATTGTACGTAACAATTACTTTAATTACACATATTTGGCCACTTCCAATGAGCAATAGCACTATAAAATATGTAGATATTCATCTGTCAATCTCAAGTTCTGTcctatttcccttttttttctctctttctctctctctgcaTGTCCTGGGCAATGAAGATGCATATTGGTTTTGTGTTAGTTTTGGGGGAGTATTCCCATGTAGGAAACATAGGCAAAGGATGGGTTCCAAATTCAGTGGGCATGGACTTCCAGCGTAGACTTGCCTCCCATTCAGCTTCCTTCAGCAGCTTCAGTATCTCCTCCACAACTGTCTTGCTTCCCTCAGCAGATAAGTGAACCCCATCTGTGGAAAAGTATAAGGTAATAATTGAAGACTTCACTACTACTAAAAACAATGCAACTCGTTATGAATGATGTATTTCCATCTTCCAATATTTAGTTTTCCTAAAGACGACTATTTTACCCAACAAAGTGGGACAAAAACTCCTGTCCTGAAAGTGGGGAGTGGAAGATTTCTCTGCAGTACATTCAAGAACAGAAACTCTAGAAGGATTTTTAACTGTCACAATTTAACCAACATCCATTGAGAAATGAGCTTGCCCCCAAAATCACATATCCGTAGCCAGTAGGAATCAGGACATGATAACACTACCATAGTATATATAGATGGCCAGGTAAAACTGAAAACTGAATATTCAAAGTTGTTCTAGACATGTATAGCTGAGATAAACAAGAAACTAATAGGCAAACATCTCATTCATTCATCTTCACAAACAGAAGATCATTGTGTCCAGTAGATGAAGATAGAAGATACCACTGCTGCATGAAAGTCATTGGCAGAGATATTGGACATTGAGTATATGCCAAAAGGATTCATTCATAGGCTTTAAGtgataaatggaaaagaagggGAAGATTTCTACGAAGTCCAAGTGCCCTTCATCTCATTAATTGTTGGTAAGTCATTAATTtgtactttttcctttttttcatcaACATATACAAACACATCAAAAAATTGGCAACCACTCCATTTTTTTCCGCCAACTGTTTGACTACGCTTTtcattttatccaaaaattctTTCATGTCAAATTATTATTCAACCGTCCGtttgtttattcaaaattacCTCTCTGTTTTCAAGACCTgttatttatttcattcaaaCAAACAcagaattaaaaagattaacCAATTCaagaaattttgattaaatgtTCTAGGTGTTCTATCCTTCTACAtctaaaaaaacacaaaaaaaaaaaaaggcaagaaCTCAGCTTTTATCCACGAATTGTTTGACTACAGATTTTTATTCtaccaaaatttctttcaaacaaTTCTTTCAtcatgtcatatatatatatatatatattgagagagaaaatgatatttctctTCAAATGGTTTCCCTCCACTCAAATGTCTGCAACTCTCTAGCATCTATTGCTTTTTATGGTTGAGGGTATTGGACAAAGGTATGATGCCTAGCTAGCTAGTCTTAGAGGGTTTAACAATTGCTTACtataaattattagaaatgaTTCCTGAAGGACTAAGGTATATCCTTAATGAATCAAAGTTGTGTTAATTCcctgaaaattttcaaacaggATTCAAGTGATGATTGGAGAAGGAGAGGATTTCTATGATGTCCAACTTGGTGCCATCCATCTCATTACTTGGTCATCCCATATGTAGGTCATATGTACTTTCACTTTTTCTCCTTCTGCACATACAA
This DNA window, taken from Vitis riparia cultivar Riparia Gloire de Montpellier isolate 1030 chromosome 13, EGFV_Vit.rip_1.0, whole genome shotgun sequence, encodes the following:
- the LOC117927468 gene encoding putative disease resistance protein At1g50180, which encodes MAEAIVSFAVERLGDLLIQQASFLHGVSDKVTEIQAELRTMKCFLRDADARQYESEVIRNWVAEIREAAYDTEDIIETYASKAALSRRSGLQNNLKRYACFLSEFKALHEVGTEIDAIKSRISRLTASLQSYNIRSIAEGEGSGFRTESQRLPRRTYSHVVDEDTVGVEDGVEILLEQLMKPDKICSVVSICGMGGLGKTTLAKKVYHHAHVRRHFDHVAWSSISQYFNIRDVVQGILIQLTSANEEHKKKIRNMRDEELFESVYKIQEEKKCLLILDDMWKIGDWENLKPAFPLHKAGSKILLTTRIQAVASYADPQGFLYQPELLSEEKSWELLRTKAFPRDDKRDPTTINQMELLGKEMAKCCGGLPLAIVVLGGLLATKHHTYEWERVHKHTKSYLRKGKDKYEQQGSGVSDVLALSYQDVPYQLKSCFLYLGHFPEDHEIHTKTLVQMWVAEGIVSRVGEETSEDVAEGYLDELIGRCMVQVGRRSSNGRVKTCRLHDLMRDLCLSKAQEENFLEIVNLQQMETFSSSMPTTRTSNKVRRRAIYLDQCGPLESVEEARLPSKNEDEDANSYVNLNPQNGTHLRSLLIFSMRDSSVIPWVLRKTDWKNFKLLRVLSLEELILEENIPKALGNLIHLKYLSLKFASLPSFPSSIRNLGCIQTLDLRFYCVDGQPINCFGINKVIGRMKWLRHLYLPLELKVDNSKVQWDNLSNLETLKNFDGEQWDVQDLAQLTKLRKLLIKNIKSFKEFVMILNPSCPISNNLESLVLDEVRATMEETDLRQLSICQHLYKVYLGGAISNLPEHHHLPPNLTKLTLWESRLRQDPMPILEKLLNLTTLYLCSNFYSGEEMVFSANGFPQLKYLQLFAVYALKRLWVDESAMPSLKHLSIDACLSLEMVPEGLRYITTLQILEIGSMPNEFMQRLQVINGIEGEDFYKVRHVPSISFMNYWDG